One part of the Marinobacterium rhizophilum genome encodes these proteins:
- a CDS encoding RHS repeat-associated core domain-containing protein: MDWKNFRALAVSVIFMISHVCSASIDASARQSSQASRYAVFQEPLIAFEPASHGERLAMEAAVAAYASMGSPVRIEPLSDYLNRFADSSWRASLLLNMALARERAGYFSDALHLLEQARIAAQGADTPAEKAVAARVLGELLELHTRFGHRDTVQALLATVTPSPQTGATSERIAMARAGLWQMQHDPESALRCGIAALDALLALTSTGGRNGVGQASIKAGMDGTTLAQLEALAADQGLGAVAVRRIAGQPVPVPSLVHWRVGHYATILSQADGIYQVRDPAFAQDLWISQEALDAESSGYFLALSAADGSMPWQPVKASVAAQVVGRGYTSSSDQNSTSEDDLTECNSPCADVRGMPRYRVHSMLVSLNIRDTPVGYSPPVGPAVPVTLSYSQREANQPTTFTFSNLGQKWTFNWLSYVQDDPQQAGARVMIYLPGGGSRHYGGYNAGSGAFAPEQRTGAQLVRVSSMPLRYERRMPDGSRYLYAQSDQSTYYPRRVMLTEVVDPAGNAVTLQYDARQRLNSVTDALGQITRFSYGSSSYPLLITGIFDPFGRSAAIGYDTSGRLNSITDAIGMTSTFSYDSGTFVNAMNTPYGTTAFSYGENGTTRWVEITDPLGEKERVEFAHGASGIPFSDSPTPEGMNLFNRYINGRNTFYWDKEAMRRAAGDYTQARIRHWYHLRSNTANTASVLESVKDPLERRIWFNYPGQGWAGAEGTLDKPSIIGRVLPDGTSQLTRKSYNELGNLTRIIDPEGRERVFDYADNQIDLVRIRRKGASGYETLAQLSYNSQHRPLTYVDSAGQRTHYEYNSAGQLTRVINPLGHVTQYEYADQGYLTGVIDPNGNRVVSFSHDALGRIVSETNAAGYRLEYRYDALDRRIQTLYPDGSSEYVDWDRLDLVAREDRYGNVTSYAYDAVQNLLSEIDPSGHQKAHGYFANGALASSVDGLGNLSSVERDVQRRITRTVRADGSDQRRGFDSNGRVVVETDALGGETDFGYAVDNRLASVTDPNGNMTLYRFDRYTGELVEQRSPDTGITAYRYDSAGNLIGQTDANGQTTVYDYDALNRVTRIAYADGQTVEYHYDTGPNGIGRLAEVREEAVTTALAYDVGGNLVSKTQISPQGMELGVRFSYNDANQLAQVIYPSGAVVDYVYDQNRLSGIWVNGQPVLDNIRYAAFGAIEGWLWGSGQESRRSYDANGRLERFDAGSDVRQLAYDKVGNIVATQGGNLDQSYGYDALGRLSTALSADFDLGYEYDPNGNRTVARSDNVTRYYSLDPASNRLVAAGDSSYIYDDNGNVLHDGRHGYQYDARNRLATVDAGFIGHYQYNAFGQRVYKLGHQSYRLTADLNGDGRVTPADLHELKGYIRAGQSPLQADLNQDGKVDRHDNACIATQIGDEKDDPGRPKDCRLGNWIDVTTETRFVYAGPQLLGEYDIGGFARQEIVWMGAMPVALLLDGEIYFIHTNQLNAPATVTDSQGAVVWRWEPRPFGDSLADEDPDGDGERLTFNLRFPGQYFDAETGLYYNYYRNYDPAMGRYMESDPIGLLGGLNGYSYVDANPLIRFDSLGLWSFNMEAYFGIGGGVSIAYSDGTLEVLGKIGVGIGGGASYDNYGTPSPHAEECGSGYIARTTFNASAGIGAGPFELGANATVATGNGVTHPEGGGGYTSVSDSVSLNKGSTGGGARFGVSVSVEAGSYTNW; encoded by the coding sequence ATGGACTGGAAAAACTTCAGAGCTCTTGCCGTATCTGTCATTTTTATGATCTCTCATGTTTGTAGCGCGAGTATTGACGCCAGCGCGCGTCAAAGTAGCCAGGCGTCGCGCTACGCTGTCTTTCAGGAACCGCTGATCGCATTTGAACCCGCTTCCCACGGCGAGCGGCTTGCAATGGAAGCGGCGGTTGCCGCCTATGCATCCATGGGCAGTCCTGTCCGTATCGAGCCGCTGTCGGATTATTTGAACCGCTTTGCGGATTCATCCTGGCGTGCATCCTTGTTGCTGAATATGGCGTTGGCACGGGAACGGGCGGGTTACTTCTCCGATGCCCTGCACCTGCTGGAACAGGCCCGAATTGCTGCGCAAGGCGCCGATACTCCGGCGGAAAAGGCGGTAGCGGCTCGGGTGCTGGGGGAGTTGCTTGAGCTGCATACCCGCTTTGGCCATCGCGATACCGTGCAAGCCCTGCTTGCAACGGTAACGCCCTCACCGCAGACGGGGGCGACGTCGGAGCGTATTGCAATGGCACGTGCTGGGCTTTGGCAAATGCAGCATGATCCCGAGAGTGCCCTGCGGTGCGGTATTGCCGCGCTTGATGCCTTGCTGGCGCTCACGTCTACAGGTGGACGTAATGGAGTAGGCCAGGCCAGTATCAAGGCGGGTATGGACGGCACGACTCTGGCGCAGCTGGAGGCACTTGCCGCCGATCAGGGACTAGGGGCGGTCGCGGTTCGACGTATTGCGGGGCAGCCGGTCCCGGTTCCCTCGCTGGTGCATTGGCGTGTCGGGCATTACGCCACCATCCTCAGCCAGGCTGATGGAATCTATCAGGTCAGGGACCCGGCCTTTGCTCAGGATTTATGGATCTCGCAGGAGGCCCTGGACGCAGAGTCGAGCGGCTATTTCCTGGCGCTAAGCGCTGCTGATGGCAGTATGCCCTGGCAGCCAGTAAAAGCGAGTGTTGCCGCTCAGGTGGTAGGACGCGGTTATACCTCGAGCAGTGATCAGAACAGTACATCGGAAGATGACTTGACCGAATGTAACAGCCCCTGTGCGGATGTGCGTGGAATGCCGCGCTATCGCGTCCATTCCATGCTGGTCAGCCTGAATATTCGGGATACCCCGGTCGGCTATTCTCCGCCTGTCGGACCCGCCGTGCCGGTAACGCTGAGTTACAGCCAGCGTGAGGCCAATCAGCCAACGACGTTTACTTTTTCCAACCTGGGACAGAAATGGACCTTCAACTGGCTGTCCTACGTGCAGGACGACCCACAGCAAGCCGGTGCCCGGGTGATGATTTACCTGCCGGGTGGCGGAAGCCGTCATTATGGTGGCTATAACGCAGGGAGCGGCGCCTTTGCGCCGGAGCAGCGCACCGGTGCTCAGCTCGTGCGCGTGTCATCCATGCCATTGCGTTACGAGCGGCGTATGCCGGATGGCAGCCGGTACCTGTACGCGCAGTCGGATCAGAGTACCTATTATCCACGGCGAGTCATGCTGACCGAGGTCGTCGACCCTGCAGGGAATGCCGTGACACTGCAGTACGACGCCCGCCAGCGCCTGAACAGTGTTACGGATGCACTGGGGCAAATCACGCGATTCAGCTATGGCAGCTCGTCTTACCCGCTGCTGATTACCGGTATCTTCGACCCGTTCGGGCGCAGTGCGGCCATCGGTTACGACACCAGTGGTCGCCTGAACAGCATTACCGATGCCATCGGCATGACCTCCACTTTCAGCTACGACAGCGGCACCTTCGTCAATGCCATGAATACACCCTACGGCACAACCGCGTTTAGTTATGGCGAGAATGGCACCACTCGCTGGGTTGAGATTACCGACCCCCTGGGCGAGAAAGAACGGGTGGAGTTTGCGCACGGTGCATCCGGTATTCCCTTCAGCGATTCACCGACGCCCGAGGGCATGAACCTCTTTAACCGCTATATCAATGGGCGAAATACCTTCTACTGGGATAAAGAGGCCATGCGGCGTGCGGCGGGAGACTATACACAAGCGCGCATTCGCCACTGGTATCACCTGCGAAGCAACACAGCGAATACAGCAAGCGTTCTGGAAAGTGTGAAAGATCCCTTGGAAAGGCGGATCTGGTTCAATTATCCGGGGCAAGGCTGGGCCGGGGCTGAAGGAACCCTGGACAAGCCCTCCATCATTGGTCGCGTGCTGCCTGACGGTACCTCGCAGTTAACTCGCAAAAGCTACAATGAGCTCGGTAACCTGACCCGGATTATCGATCCTGAAGGACGTGAGCGGGTATTCGATTATGCGGACAACCAGATCGACCTCGTTCGCATCAGGCGCAAGGGTGCCTCCGGTTACGAGACGCTGGCGCAGCTCAGTTACAACAGCCAGCATCGGCCATTAACGTACGTGGACTCTGCCGGACAGCGAACCCACTATGAATACAATTCGGCGGGGCAGCTGACCCGGGTGATCAATCCGCTGGGGCATGTAACACAGTATGAATACGCTGATCAGGGCTATCTGACCGGCGTCATCGACCCAAATGGCAACAGGGTTGTTAGCTTTAGCCATGATGCACTGGGTCGCATTGTCAGCGAAACCAATGCCGCAGGCTACCGGCTGGAGTATCGCTACGATGCGCTTGATCGACGAATCCAGACCCTGTATCCGGACGGTAGCTCCGAGTATGTCGACTGGGATCGCCTCGACCTAGTCGCGCGTGAAGACCGCTATGGCAATGTGACAAGCTACGCATATGATGCCGTGCAGAATCTGCTGAGCGAAATCGATCCCTCGGGCCACCAGAAAGCGCATGGCTACTTTGCCAACGGAGCCTTGGCCAGCAGCGTTGACGGCCTTGGGAACCTGTCCTCAGTGGAGCGGGATGTGCAGCGTCGTATCACCCGAACCGTGCGCGCAGACGGCAGCGATCAGCGCAGAGGTTTTGATTCAAATGGCCGCGTAGTGGTGGAAACGGATGCTCTGGGCGGGGAAACTGATTTTGGCTATGCGGTGGACAACCGGCTGGCCAGTGTCACGGACCCCAATGGCAATATGACCCTGTACCGATTCGACCGCTATACCGGTGAACTTGTCGAACAAAGAAGTCCCGATACTGGCATAACTGCTTACCGTTACGACAGTGCCGGCAACCTGATCGGCCAGACCGATGCGAACGGCCAGACAACAGTCTATGACTATGACGCTCTCAACCGCGTGACGCGAATCGCCTACGCTGACGGGCAGACCGTGGAATATCACTACGACACCGGGCCCAACGGGATTGGACGCCTGGCCGAGGTGCGGGAAGAGGCCGTCACCACGGCACTGGCCTATGATGTCGGCGGCAATCTCGTCAGCAAAACCCAGATTTCGCCCCAAGGCATGGAGCTTGGTGTTCGCTTCAGCTACAACGATGCCAATCAGTTAGCCCAGGTAATTTACCCCTCAGGGGCGGTTGTGGACTATGTCTACGATCAAAATCGGCTGTCAGGGATCTGGGTCAATGGTCAGCCGGTGCTGGACAATATTCGCTATGCGGCCTTCGGTGCTATCGAAGGCTGGCTCTGGGGTAGCGGACAGGAAAGCCGCCGAAGCTACGATGCGAATGGCCGGCTCGAGCGTTTTGATGCCGGCTCGGATGTACGCCAGCTAGCCTATGACAAAGTGGGCAATATCGTGGCGACTCAGGGCGGGAATCTGGATCAAAGCTATGGATATGACGCCCTTGGGCGCCTGAGCACTGCCCTGTCTGCTGATTTTGATCTTGGCTATGAGTACGATCCCAATGGCAATCGGACCGTGGCACGTAGTGATAATGTCACGCGGTACTACTCGCTTGATCCGGCGAGTAACCGGCTTGTTGCCGCGGGTGATAGCTCCTATATCTACGACGACAATGGCAATGTTCTGCACGATGGTCGACATGGCTACCAGTACGATGCGCGTAACCGCTTGGCAACTGTGGATGCGGGCTTCATCGGTCACTATCAATACAACGCCTTCGGCCAGCGCGTTTACAAACTGGGCCATCAGTCCTATCGCCTGACCGCCGACCTCAATGGGGATGGACGGGTTACGCCTGCGGATCTGCACGAGCTGAAAGGTTACATTCGTGCAGGGCAGTCGCCCTTGCAGGCTGATCTGAACCAGGATGGCAAGGTCGATCGGCATGACAATGCCTGTATCGCGACCCAGATCGGCGATGAAAAAGATGACCCAGGTCGGCCGAAAGACTGTCGCCTTGGTAACTGGATAGATGTCACAACTGAAACCCGCTTTGTCTATGCCGGCCCACAGCTGCTGGGCGAATACGACATCGGCGGCTTTGCCCGGCAAGAAATCGTGTGGATGGGAGCAATGCCGGTGGCGTTGCTGCTGGATGGCGAGATCTACTTTATCCACACCAATCAGCTCAACGCTCCCGCGACCGTGACCGACAGCCAGGGCGCAGTGGTGTGGCGCTGGGAGCCACGGCCCTTTGGCGACAGCCTGGCCGATGAAGATCCCGATGGCGATGGTGAGCGGTTAACGTTCAATTTGCGTTTTCCAGGACAGTATTTTGATGCCGAGACAGGGCTGTACTATAACTATTACCGTAACTACGACCCTGCGATGGGGCGGTATATGGAGAGTGATCCAATTGGACTTTTAGGTGGATTGAACGGGTATTCTTATGTCGATGCAAACCCTCTAATCAGGTTTGATTCGTTAGGATTATGGTCATTTAATATGGAAGCCTACTTTGGAATAGGGGGAGGCGTTAGTATTGCTTACTCGGATGGGACCCTTGAAGTGCTAGGTAAAATAGGGGTTGGTATTGGAGGTGGTGCTAGCTACGATAATTACGGTACTCCATCACCTCATGCAGAAGAGTGTGGATCAGGTTATATTGCACGAACGACCTTCAACGCTTCAGCAGGTATAGGTGCAGGGCCATTTGAACTCGGAGCCAATGCTACTGTTGCTACAGGTAATGGGGTTACTCATCCGGAGGGAGGTGGAGGATATACTTCCGTTTCTGATTCTGTGTCGCTCAACAAAGGGTCAACAGGGGGAGGGGCTCGATTTGGAGTTTCGGTATCAGTTGAAGCTGGAAGCTATACTAACTGGTAG
- the tnpA gene encoding IS200/IS605 family transposase translates to MRDYESLAHTRWDCKYHVVFIPKKRRKVIYGKLRRYMGEIFHELAGRKGVKIVEGHLMPDHIHMCISIPPKYSVSNVVGYLKGKSAIAIARQFKGRQRNFNGENFWARGYFVSTVGLDEEMVREYIRNQEKADEHRDQLRLGMM, encoded by the coding sequence ATGCGAGACTACGAAAGTTTGGCGCATACGCGCTGGGATTGTAAGTACCATGTGGTGTTCATCCCGAAGAAGAGGCGAAAGGTGATCTATGGGAAGTTGCGCCGGTACATGGGAGAAATCTTCCATGAGCTTGCAGGGCGCAAAGGCGTGAAGATCGTCGAGGGACACTTGATGCCGGATCATATCCACATGTGCATCAGCATTCCGCCCAAGTACTCGGTATCCAACGTGGTTGGCTATCTCAAGGGCAAAAGTGCGATCGCTATCGCCAGGCAGTTCAAAGGCCGTCAGCGAAACTTCAATGGCGAGAACTTCTGGGCGAGAGGCTATTTCGTTTCGACGGTGGGCCTGGATGAAGAAATGGTACGCGAGTACATCCGTAATCAGGAGAAAGCGGATGAACATCGGGATCAACTGAGGCTGGGAATGATGTAG
- a CDS encoding RHS repeat-associated core domain-containing protein, protein MVWRWEPRPFGDSLADEDPDGERLTFNLRFPGQYFDAETGLYYNYYRNYDPAMGRYMESDPIGLNGGMNTYTYVSGNPIIFSDIFGLLPDCIVHKYFPQKVIVTNRFEYNDLDLRNRIVSELVSISPGTSLENPMAPKFSPSVSGNVQLWLIKEAIVEKLIFENTRVTQNVQYYCTETRYIDSDCGGESKEWKWIYYTN, encoded by the coding sequence GTGGTGTGGCGCTGGGAGCCGCGGCCCTTTGGCGACAGCCTGGCCGATGAAGATCCCGATGGTGAGCGGTTAACGTTCAATTTGCGTTTTCCAGGACAGTATTTTGATGCCGAGACAGGGCTGTACTATAACTATTACCGTAACTACGACCCTGCGATGGGGCGGTATATGGAGAGTGATCCGATTGGACTTAATGGTGGGATGAATACCTATACATACGTCAGCGGTAATCCTATTATTTTTTCTGATATTTTTGGTTTGTTACCTGATTGCATAGTACATAAGTATTTTCCCCAGAAGGTAATAGTTACGAATCGGTTTGAATATAATGATTTAGACCTACGAAATAGAATTGTATCTGAGTTGGTTTCTATTTCTCCAGGAACCTCTCTGGAAAATCCGATGGCACCTAAATTTTCTCCGAGTGTTTCTGGAAATGTTCAGTTATGGTTGATAAAGGAGGCTATTGTCGAAAAGCTTATCTTTGAAAACACTAGAGTTACGCAGAATGTACAGTATTATTGTACTGAGACTAGATATATTGACTCAGATTGTGGTGGGGAAAGTAAAGAGTGGAAATGGATTTATTACACGAACTAA
- a CDS encoding type II toxin-antitoxin system Phd/YefM family antitoxin, which produces MSVERMMAGISASITDFKANPNAIIQRSGGEAVAVLKSNVPCFYAVPPELFEMMSEAVEDLALLTQARERLGDGKEPVEVNIDDL; this is translated from the coding sequence ATGAGCGTGGAAAGAATGATGGCAGGTATCTCTGCCAGTATCACTGACTTTAAAGCCAATCCCAATGCGATTATTCAGCGGTCGGGAGGGGAAGCTGTGGCCGTACTCAAGAGCAATGTCCCCTGCTTCTATGCGGTACCGCCTGAGTTGTTCGAGATGATGAGCGAAGCAGTCGAGGATCTGGCGTTGCTTACCCAGGCGCGTGAACGTCTTGGCGATGGCAAGGAACCCGTAGAAGTTAACATCGATGACCTATAG
- a CDS encoding type II toxin-antitoxin system RelE family toxin — translation MTYRLKFHPDALEEWERLPSAVKEYFKGKLRERLEHPHVPKARLSGGYNLYKIKRKHPPFRLTYHVNDKELIVTALSVGKRDGDVYREMLERL, via the coding sequence ATGACCTATAGGCTGAAGTTCCACCCGGATGCCCTGGAGGAGTGGGAGCGTCTACCGTCAGCGGTGAAAGAGTACTTTAAAGGCAAGCTTCGGGAACGATTGGAGCATCCTCACGTTCCCAAGGCTCGCCTGTCGGGCGGCTATAATTTGTACAAGATCAAACGGAAGCATCCTCCATTCCGATTGACGTACCATGTAAACGACAAGGAGCTGATCGTAACGGCACTCAGCGTAGGGAAGCGAGACGGTGACGTTTATCGTGAGATGCTAGAAAGGCTCTAG
- the ltrA gene encoding group II intron reverse transcriptase/maturase, with protein sequence MQTRLERFTQKARAEPRLQFTALMGLLSEGTGLHASFVRQDGRKAPGVDGVKKDAYAENLAERIADLSARVRRLGYRPKPARRTYIPKGNGRYRPLGIPSFEDRLVQDRLSRILQAIWEPEFRDCSYGFRPGRSAHQALARVAEVITNEQTQWVVEADIKGFFDHVHHDHLMRFLGHRIKDPNFLRIIRRFLKAGIMEDGIFDATLEGTPQGGLVSPVLANIYLHYVLDLWFEKRFARQCRGKAYLVRYADDYIACFQYEGDAKRFHREMVTRLAKFALEVEPSKTAILRFGSTALRYKARGHKCPRTFSFLGFTHYAGRSRTGRFVVGRKTDGKRKRKKLKLLSARLRGMRSEGGRVMIAFLRRHLQGHIQYYGVSGNGRSVASYIYCATHYLYKWLNRRSQRCSLNWKSFGEVVRPLLPTARIVHDLYPVPKWKTQAGSRMV encoded by the coding sequence GTGCAAACACGACTTGAACGTTTCACACAGAAGGCGCGTGCGGAACCCAGGCTCCAGTTTACGGCCCTGATGGGGTTGTTGTCGGAGGGTACCGGGCTGCACGCCAGCTTCGTGCGCCAGGATGGAAGAAAAGCGCCCGGAGTGGATGGGGTAAAGAAAGACGCTTATGCGGAAAACCTCGCGGAGCGGATAGCGGATCTATCGGCCCGCGTGCGGCGCTTGGGCTACCGGCCGAAGCCTGCACGGCGGACCTACATCCCCAAAGGGAACGGCCGCTACCGCCCGCTGGGCATCCCCAGCTTTGAGGACCGACTGGTACAGGACCGGCTCAGCCGGATCCTGCAGGCCATCTGGGAACCGGAATTCCGCGACTGCTCCTACGGCTTCCGTCCGGGGCGCAGCGCTCACCAAGCGCTTGCCCGAGTAGCGGAAGTCATCACCAACGAGCAGACCCAGTGGGTCGTGGAGGCGGACATCAAAGGCTTCTTTGACCACGTCCACCACGATCACCTGATGCGGTTTCTGGGGCACCGGATCAAGGATCCCAATTTCCTGCGGATCATCCGGCGCTTCCTCAAGGCGGGCATCATGGAAGATGGCATATTCGACGCGACGCTGGAGGGAACACCGCAAGGCGGACTCGTCTCCCCGGTGTTGGCGAACATCTACCTGCACTACGTATTGGACCTGTGGTTCGAGAAACGCTTTGCCCGGCAATGCCGGGGCAAAGCCTATCTCGTCCGCTACGCCGACGACTATATCGCCTGCTTCCAATACGAAGGGGACGCCAAGCGTTTTCACCGCGAGATGGTGACGCGCCTGGCCAAGTTCGCTCTGGAAGTCGAGCCCAGCAAGACCGCGATACTGCGCTTTGGTAGCACCGCATTGCGCTACAAGGCGCGCGGCCATAAATGCCCGCGCACCTTCAGCTTCCTCGGTTTCACCCACTATGCAGGCCGCAGCCGCACGGGGCGCTTCGTGGTGGGTCGCAAAACCGATGGCAAGCGCAAGCGCAAGAAGCTCAAGCTGTTGAGTGCACGCCTGAGAGGAATGCGCAGCGAGGGAGGAAGAGTGATGATCGCTTTTCTGCGACGGCATCTTCAAGGGCATATCCAGTACTACGGCGTCAGTGGCAATGGCCGGAGCGTGGCGAGTTACATCTACTGTGCCACGCACTACCTATACAAATGGTTGAACCGGCGTAGCCAGCGGTGCTCATTAAACTGGAAGAGCTTTGGGGAAGTCGTACGCCCGTTGCTGCCAACGGCTCGGATCGTGCACGACCTTTATCCTGTGCCAAAGTGGAAGACTCAAGCTGGGAGCCGGATGGTGTAA
- a CDS encoding DEAD/DEAH box helicase, with amino-acid sequence MSTFNALGLIDPLQQVLAELGYRSPTAVQTQAIPAILNGADLVAEAQTGTGKTAAFALPILQELAAEPAVDEIRPIRALVLVPTRELALQVTESLNTYGRYLSLRTIALYGGSRIESQIGQLRRGADILVATPGRLLDLLSQGFFDLRRLEMLVLDEADRMLDLGFIADIRQVRKKMPRRCQTLLFSATLSAAIEQLVPEFLQQPTWVRVTKRNSTAKTVLQFAYAVDQSDKCDVLSYLIQGGQWAQALVFTRTKKRADMVADYLQAEGIDARALHGDKPQRERVGVLAGFSQGKIRILVATDVAARGLDIDSLPRVVNYDLPNVPEAYVHRIGRTGRAGGKGQAISLVAPDEKRYLVAIEALIGRPLSIKPVPYQGSNAADDDHSLRASKNSRLRAKMKPAPVKAAPTPMPEVDDTNTRAVRPSLLSASKKRKK; translated from the coding sequence ATGAGCACGTTTAACGCCCTAGGCCTTATTGATCCCCTGCAGCAGGTTCTGGCGGAGCTCGGCTACCGCAGCCCCACCGCCGTGCAGACCCAGGCGATTCCCGCCATTTTGAACGGTGCCGACCTGGTCGCCGAGGCCCAGACCGGCACCGGCAAGACCGCCGCCTTCGCCCTGCCCATACTGCAGGAACTGGCGGCAGAGCCCGCCGTTGATGAAATCCGCCCGATACGGGCCCTGGTGCTGGTGCCCACGCGGGAGCTGGCGCTGCAGGTGACCGAAAGCCTGAACACCTACGGCCGCTACCTGAGCCTGCGCACCATTGCGCTCTACGGCGGCAGCCGCATCGAATCGCAGATCGGCCAACTCAGGCGCGGGGCGGATATTCTGGTGGCCACCCCCGGCCGCCTGCTCGACCTGCTCAGCCAGGGCTTCTTCGATTTGCGCCGGCTGGAAATGCTGGTGCTGGACGAAGCCGACCGCATGCTGGACCTGGGCTTTATTGCCGACATTCGCCAGGTGCGCAAGAAAATGCCGCGCCGCTGCCAGACCCTGCTGTTCTCGGCCACCCTGTCCGCCGCCATCGAGCAGCTGGTACCCGAGTTTCTGCAACAGCCCACCTGGGTCAGGGTCACCAAGCGCAACTCCACTGCCAAAACGGTGCTGCAGTTTGCCTACGCCGTGGACCAGTCCGACAAGTGCGATGTGCTCAGCTACCTGATCCAGGGCGGGCAATGGGCCCAGGCGCTGGTGTTCACCCGCACCAAGAAGCGGGCCGACATGGTGGCCGACTACCTGCAGGCCGAGGGCATTGATGCCCGCGCGCTGCACGGCGACAAGCCCCAGCGCGAGCGGGTCGGCGTGCTGGCCGGCTTCAGCCAGGGCAAGATCCGCATCCTGGTGGCTACCGACGTCGCCGCCCGCGGGCTGGATATCGATTCCCTGCCCCGGGTGGTCAACTATGACCTGCCCAATGTCCCCGAAGCCTATGTCCACCGCATAGGCCGCACCGGCCGCGCCGGTGGCAAGGGTCAGGCCATCTCCCTGGTGGCACCGGATGAAAAGCGCTACCTGGTGGCCATCGAGGCACTGATTGGCCGCCCGCTGTCGATCAAGCCCGTGCCCTACCAGGGCAGCAACGCCGCCGACGATGACCACAGCCTGCGGGCATCAAAAAACTCGCGCCTGCGCGCCAAGATGAAACCGGCTCCAGTCAAGGCCGCGCCGACCCCGATGCCCGAAGTCGACGACACCAACACCCGCGCCGTCCGGCCGTCGCTGCTGTCGGCGTCAAAAAAGCGCAAGAAGTAA
- a CDS encoding CBS domain-containing protein codes for MRTFRELKTLSLRDYSRLSSPGHESLSLESPASSIVTSFESTRPLALELDVGIHEALLMMKKAHVRSVLVMDSAEKFRGIISVSDLESRKVLSIAQSLGLRRDDLSIGDVMTPSSKLAGLSMQQLNGSSIGDILKTLQDVGSQHMLVVRPEDQQICGIISASDIARKLHIPVAITERATSFREIVAVLYGHSAA; via the coding sequence ATGCGTACTTTTCGTGAATTGAAAACCCTGTCCCTGCGTGACTACAGCCGTCTGTCTTCTCCCGGCCATGAATCCCTGAGTTTGGAGAGCCCGGCCAGCAGCATCGTGACCAGCTTCGAGTCGACGCGGCCGCTGGCGCTGGAACTGGATGTGGGCATACATGAAGCGCTGTTGATGATGAAAAAAGCCCATGTGCGCTCCGTGCTCGTGATGGACAGTGCCGAGAAATTTCGCGGCATTATCAGCGTGTCGGACCTGGAAAGCCGCAAGGTGCTGAGTATCGCCCAGAGTCTGGGGCTGCGGCGCGATGATCTGAGTATCGGCGATGTGATGACGCCAAGCTCCAAACTGGCGGGCCTGTCGATGCAGCAGCTCAATGGCAGCAGCATCGGTGACATACTCAAGACGCTGCAGGACGTCGGCTCGCAGCACATGCTGGTGGTCAGGCCCGAGGATCAGCAGATCTGCGGCATTATTTCCGCCAGCGATATTGCCCGCAAGCTGCATATCCCGGTGGCAATCACGGAGCGTGCCACCAGCTTTCGGGAGATTGTCGCTGTGCTCTATGGCCACAGCGCCGCTTGA